Proteins encoded by one window of Bacteroidia bacterium:
- a CDS encoding response regulator transcription factor yields MTIQVGIIEDEKHIRENLQILIDGSEGFSCKHLFSNAEDAINIIPTLQLDVVLTDIQLGGKTGIDCILELKDKCSSTNFLICTSFDDSEHVFKALKAGAMGYLTKTTQPSKLLDAIVDVYRGGSPMNSHIARKVVTSFMETQVSPEYEKLSERERLIVDLLSKGMRYKEIADQLFLSTETVRTHIRNIYHKLQVNSRTEALNKVFKK; encoded by the coding sequence ATGACAATACAGGTTGGTATCATTGAAGACGAAAAGCACATCAGAGAGAATCTGCAAATCTTAATTGATGGCAGTGAAGGCTTCTCATGTAAACATTTATTTTCCAATGCCGAAGATGCCATTAACATCATACCTACATTACAACTTGATGTGGTACTTACAGACATTCAGTTAGGAGGTAAAACAGGCATTGATTGTATTCTTGAATTAAAAGATAAATGTTCTTCAACCAATTTTCTGATTTGTACTTCATTTGATGACTCGGAGCATGTTTTTAAAGCCCTCAAAGCCGGTGCAATGGGCTACCTTACCAAAACAACTCAGCCTTCAAAATTATTAGATGCCATTGTTGATGTTTACAGAGGTGGTTCACCGATGAACAGCCATATTGCACGTAAAGTGGTTACCAGTTTTATGGAAACACAAGTAAGTCCGGAATATGAGAAATTGTCTGAGCGCGAACGACTCATTGTTGATTTACTTTCCAAAGGCATGCGATATAAGGAAATTGCCGATCAACTTTTTTTAAGTACAGAAACTGTTCGCACTCACATCAGGAACATCTATCACAAACTTCAGGTCAATTCCAGGACTGAAGCACTTAACAAAGTATTCAAAAAATAA
- the cphA gene encoding cyanophycin synthetase codes for MRILEIRPMRGPNFWSIRRHKLIVMKLDLQEMEERPTDKIDGFLERLKIMFPSMQSHRCSEDHEGGFFKRVEEGTWMGHVIEHIALELQTLAGMDTGFGRTRGTGEHGVYHVVFSYIEEKAGVYAARASVRIAQALIDNTNYDLQTDIQQLREIREDERLGPSTGSIVEEAAARGIPWIRLNRHSLVQLGYGINQRRIQATVASTTSSIAVEIACDKEDTKNLLEAQSIPIPKGKIIRDEDDLKEAIDDLGYPLVIKPLNGNHGRGATINIVNWNQAVEALEIAKKISRSVIVEKYITGYDHRILVINYKFICAAQRKPAAVVGDGKSNIQQLVDAVNADPRRGYGHENVLTSIKIDEMTQNILEEKGLTLQSILKKGEELFLKRTANLSTGGTATDVTDIVHPYNVFMCERIARIVGLDICGIDIMTPDISEPLTETGGAVLEVNAAPGFRMHIAPTDGLPRNVAEPVVDMLYPPGSNYRIPIIAVTGTNGKTTTTRLIAHIAKTCGYKVGFTTTDGIYIQNQMLQRGDCTGPQSAEFVLKDPTVDFAVLETARGGILRAGLGFHRCDIAVVTNVAADHLGLKGINTLEEMAKVKAVVPESVQPNGYAILNADDDLVSNMGRNLDCKVAYFSLDENNPLIKSHCENGGLAAILENGFVTICKGTWKLRVHKVINIPLTFSGKAVFMIQNILPAILSAFIRNFKIEDIRLALETFIPSPVQTPGRMNMFQFKKFNVMVDYAHNPAGFQAIARFLEKVDAKPKVGVIAGVGDRRDEDIIALGTLAAKMFDEIIIRQDRNLRGRTEQEIIDFMLEGIKAVDPSKPVKVIPLEKEAIDYAIKNGKKGAFIVICSDVIPDALDQIMKYKENEDKFEMHPDDIPNQSNR; via the coding sequence ATGAGAATTTTAGAGATCCGCCCCATGAGGGGACCCAACTTTTGGAGCATACGCAGACATAAACTCATTGTCATGAAACTCGACCTTCAGGAAATGGAAGAACGACCAACCGACAAAATTGATGGCTTTTTAGAAAGACTAAAAATCATGTTTCCAAGTATGCAATCGCACCGTTGCAGCGAAGACCATGAAGGTGGATTTTTTAAACGCGTTGAAGAAGGAACCTGGATGGGACACGTTATTGAACACATTGCCCTCGAACTGCAAACACTTGCCGGCATGGATACAGGCTTTGGTCGTACACGTGGCACCGGAGAACATGGCGTTTATCATGTAGTATTTTCTTACATTGAAGAAAAAGCAGGCGTGTATGCAGCACGTGCTTCTGTGCGTATTGCTCAGGCTTTAATTGACAACACCAACTATGATTTACAAACCGACATTCAACAACTGCGCGAAATTCGCGAAGACGAACGTCTTGGCCCAAGCACAGGCTCCATTGTTGAAGAAGCTGCTGCCAGAGGCATTCCATGGATTCGACTTAACAGACATTCGCTTGTTCAGTTAGGTTATGGAATTAATCAGCGAAGAATACAAGCCACTGTTGCCAGCACTACCAGCAGCATTGCAGTTGAAATTGCCTGCGATAAAGAAGACACTAAAAACCTGCTCGAAGCACAATCTATTCCAATACCAAAGGGAAAAATTATCCGTGATGAAGATGATTTAAAAGAAGCTATTGATGACCTAGGATATCCTTTAGTTATAAAACCACTCAATGGCAATCACGGCCGTGGTGCAACAATTAATATTGTCAATTGGAATCAGGCAGTAGAGGCATTAGAAATAGCCAAAAAAATTTCACGCTCGGTAATTGTAGAAAAATATATTACAGGCTACGATCATCGTATTTTAGTCATCAACTACAAATTTATTTGTGCCGCACAACGCAAACCTGCTGCTGTTGTTGGTGATGGGAAAAGCAACATCCAACAACTGGTTGATGCCGTTAATGCAGATCCGCGAAGAGGATATGGACATGAAAATGTGCTGACATCAATAAAAATTGATGAGATGACACAGAACATTTTAGAGGAAAAAGGATTGACACTCCAAAGCATTCTTAAAAAAGGAGAAGAGTTGTTTCTGAAACGTACTGCAAACCTGAGTACCGGTGGGACTGCAACAGATGTTACAGATATTGTTCATCCATACAATGTTTTTATGTGCGAACGTATTGCAAGAATTGTAGGCCTCGACATTTGTGGTATTGATATTATGACTCCTGATATCAGCGAGCCTTTAACAGAAACCGGTGGTGCCGTACTGGAAGTAAATGCTGCACCCGGATTCAGAATGCACATTGCTCCTACTGATGGCTTGCCACGTAATGTTGCAGAGCCTGTTGTGGATATGCTTTATCCTCCCGGAAGTAATTATCGCATTCCTATTATTGCTGTCACCGGTACAAATGGCAAAACAACAACTACACGTTTAATTGCTCACATTGCAAAAACATGTGGATATAAAGTAGGATTCACCACTACCGATGGAATTTATATTCAAAATCAGATGTTGCAGCGTGGCGATTGCACCGGACCACAAAGTGCAGAGTTTGTATTGAAAGATCCTACGGTTGATTTTGCTGTTTTAGAAACTGCAAGAGGTGGAATTTTGCGGGCAGGACTAGGGTTTCACCGTTGTGACATTGCCGTAGTAACTAATGTTGCAGCCGATCACCTTGGACTTAAAGGCATTAACACACTTGAAGAAATGGCTAAAGTAAAGGCCGTAGTTCCTGAAAGCGTACAACCCAATGGTTATGCTATTTTAAATGCCGATGATGATTTGGTTTCAAATATGGGACGTAATCTAGACTGTAAAGTAGCTTACTTCAGTCTCGATGAAAATAATCCTTTAATAAAAAGTCATTGTGAGAATGGTGGTCTTGCCGCAATTCTTGAAAATGGATTTGTAACAATCTGTAAAGGTACATGGAAGCTGCGTGTACATAAAGTCATCAACATTCCTCTCACCTTTTCCGGTAAAGCAGTGTTTATGATTCAAAATATTTTACCTGCAATTCTTTCTGCCTTCATCCGCAATTTTAAGATTGAAGACATTAGACTTGCATTGGAAACCTTTATTCCATCACCCGTTCAAACTCCTGGCAGAATGAATATGTTTCAATTCAAGAAATTTAATGTCATGGTTGACTATGCACACAACCCGGCAGGATTTCAGGCCATTGCACGTTTCCTCGAAAAAGTTGATGCAAAACCAAAGGTAGGTGTCATAGCCGGTGTTGGCGACAGACGTGATGAAGACATCATTGCCTTAGGAACACTTGCGGCAAAAATGTTTGATGAAATAATTATCAGACAAGACAGAAATCTTCGCGGCAGAACAGAACAGGAAATAATTGACTTTATGCTTGAAGGAATAAAAGCAGTTGACCCTTCAAAACCTGTCAAAGTTATTCCTTTAGAAAAAGAAGCTATTGACTATGCTATAAAGAATGGTAAAAAAGGTGCATTCATTGTTATCTGTAGCGATGTAATTCCTGATGCACTTGATCAAATAATGAAGTATAAAGAGAATGAAGATAAATTTGAAATGCATCCTGATGACATTCCGAATCAGTCAAACAGGTAG
- a CDS encoding tetratricopeptide repeat protein, producing the protein MKILYPIVVFLLLNIFNARSEALDSLLNKAATYRSQDTVRATVLNNLAIELSSSDFELGLKFADSSIILSKEIGSDKKLATAFFAKARNLSNGGQDSLAIVNYQKAYLLYLKEGNFTACGTALQNMGISYYNLSDYIHAAEMHNAALNIFKKVKNSRGTAAALNSLGIIAMEVGDYTQAMEHYRESLNLGKSINDSTQIANAYINIGIVFKDLGDLNKALIYQNKALQLNLIRHMDNEVAKCYNNIAIIYSVMLQSGNAIENYNKALEINKKLQNKFGIASNYINIGIELLSMKRLLDAYEAMQKAEVIFKNIGNRNSEALAVKVQSSLLMDAPDSILHQLKIPVAKRNSLCISMLEKVLGVFIETEDISNVADVANELSVLYERMSDTKNSLRYYRLFVSNKDSLAIADKKNEIERAELKYEFDSKEQELKLENANRTAELKEAELKRKYYLAGSVCLLLFSGGAFVMYKQRKDALYKRRELELNATILESEYKALRLQMNPHFMFNSLNSIADFIDKNKAQTASDFAVKFAKLMRMILEYSERHEITLTEEVNLLNLYLKLESLRLSPKLNYEINVDKQIEADNVLIPPMLVQPFVENSIIHGVLPLNRTGNVKINIHITQNDLEIVVDDDGVGMGETSVNSEKKSMAMKITSQRIALFNEKYHANASIQLAVLNPGTRVKLVLPVKHCF; encoded by the coding sequence ATGAAGATACTGTACCCTATTGTTGTATTTCTTCTATTGAATATTTTCAATGCCCGGTCAGAGGCACTGGATTCATTATTGAATAAAGCAGCTACCTATCGCAGTCAAGATACCGTCAGAGCAACAGTGCTGAATAATTTGGCAATTGAGCTTTCTTCTTCTGATTTTGAGTTAGGATTGAAGTTTGCTGACAGTTCCATAATATTAAGCAAAGAAATTGGTTCTGATAAAAAGCTGGCAACGGCTTTTTTTGCTAAGGCGCGGAATCTGTCAAACGGAGGACAAGACTCTCTTGCCATTGTAAATTATCAGAAAGCATACTTGTTGTATCTCAAAGAAGGAAACTTTACCGCTTGCGGCACAGCGCTGCAAAACATGGGAATATCTTATTATAACTTATCCGACTACATTCATGCTGCCGAAATGCACAATGCAGCCCTCAATATCTTTAAAAAGGTAAAAAATAGCAGAGGAACTGCAGCAGCATTGAACAGTTTGGGAATTATTGCTATGGAGGTGGGCGACTACACCCAAGCTATGGAGCATTATCGGGAAAGCTTGAATTTGGGTAAGAGCATCAACGATTCAACGCAGATTGCAAATGCCTACATAAATATTGGTATTGTTTTTAAAGATTTGGGTGATTTAAACAAAGCACTTATTTATCAAAACAAAGCCCTTCAACTCAATTTGATAAGGCACATGGATAATGAAGTAGCAAAATGTTATAATAACATTGCAATCATCTATAGTGTAATGCTGCAGTCAGGCAATGCCATTGAAAACTACAATAAGGCTCTTGAGATAAATAAAAAGCTGCAAAACAAATTCGGCATAGCAAGTAATTACATCAATATTGGAATAGAACTGCTTTCGATGAAAAGATTGTTGGATGCTTATGAAGCAATGCAAAAAGCTGAGGTGATTTTTAAAAATATTGGCAACCGTAACTCCGAGGCATTGGCTGTTAAAGTACAATCTTCTTTGTTAATGGATGCACCTGATAGTATATTACATCAATTGAAGATTCCTGTTGCAAAAAGAAATTCTTTGTGTATTTCAATGTTAGAGAAAGTGCTTGGTGTTTTTATAGAAACAGAAGATATTTCAAATGTGGCCGATGTAGCAAACGAATTGAGTGTTTTATATGAAAGAATGTCGGATACCAAAAACTCCCTTCGGTATTATAGACTGTTTGTGTCAAATAAAGACAGCCTGGCAATTGCTGATAAGAAGAATGAAATTGAGAGAGCAGAGTTGAAGTATGAATTCGATTCGAAAGAACAGGAACTGAAACTGGAAAATGCCAATAGAACAGCAGAACTTAAGGAGGCAGAACTTAAACGTAAATATTACTTGGCAGGAAGTGTATGTTTGTTATTATTTTCAGGTGGCGCATTTGTTATGTACAAACAACGAAAAGATGCTTTGTACAAAAGAAGAGAGTTGGAATTAAATGCTACCATACTTGAGTCAGAGTATAAAGCACTGCGTTTACAAATGAACCCTCATTTTATGTTCAACTCATTAAATTCAATTGCTGATTTTATTGATAAAAACAAGGCGCAAACAGCCTCGGATTTTGCAGTAAAATTTGCCAAACTTATGCGAATGATACTTGAATATTCTGAGCGGCATGAAATTACTTTGACAGAGGAAGTGAATCTGCTCAATCTTTATCTGAAACTAGAGTCGTTGCGGCTCAGTCCAAAATTAAATTATGAGATTAATGTTGACAAGCAGATTGAAGCTGACAATGTTTTAATTCCACCCATGTTGGTGCAACCATTTGTTGAAAATAGTATTATTCATGGAGTATTGCCCCTAAATCGAACAGGGAATGTTAAAATTAACATTCATATAACACAAAACGATTTAGAGATAGTTGTTGATGATGATGGTGTAGGAATGGGTGAAACAAGTGTAAATAGCGAAAAAAAATCAATGGCAATGAAGATTACCAGTCAAAGAATTGCATTGTTTAATGAGAAATATCATGCAAATGCATCAATTCAGTTAGCTGTGCTTAATCCCGGAACCCGTGTTAAGTTAGTGCTGCCTGTAAAACACTGTTTTTAA
- a CDS encoding tetratricopeptide repeat protein codes for MSAFLSRIIFCISLIFSCCTFNTSGSTSTSQQKQVDTSISEAEIIYKSNFKQAYTIADDAKNRAVNINYLQGIVASSCLLSLIESQTNRSNTAIEALNKLLFTSNTNNIKLKQQLLSTLGSCYFYIGKLDSAQYFLNECIGSYSDHDTTRPFFEACLQLSEVFIKEGIPSKALDFYGKAYKIYQQNTSKEGEAWLNKVLGKIYYRQNLYEQSISTINTSISQYEKLNSLTGQISSLIQNGNSYYKMMLDDSAASCYQQALTYANILGDERNKSICYSNLSRIYLEHNKTKQALETALHALEMIKPGNYPEIEAGTYQQLGDIYGQLGQTKKAIENIQKALILAKNNNHKIIERDCYKSLSELYASIKQYEPAMENILQAYRIKDSIQPISFNNRLAEMEARYNLEKKESTIKLLNQQSLINQLRIKEQKENIKKQNTLVIFLLILIATIIIAIYFYLRWRKQAELLNQQNTIRQTEENERMRIAKDIHDELGSGLTKIKFLSEILELKIKDNQQIKETLQSITGTSHQLIDNMRDMIWNMNPMNSTLDNLVARVREFSTEYLYDFPIEVTYDFPENIPSEKINIKISRNILMIVKESLQNIVKHANATKISVRIEIQPVFKLVITENGIGFNLNEKTTGNGLRNMIERSKDIGATLKMTSTSGEGSMLSLEKNMNILL; via the coding sequence ATGTCGGCATTTCTGTCAAGAATAATATTTTGTATTAGTTTAATATTTTCCTGCTGTACATTTAATACATCAGGTTCTACCTCTACATCTCAACAAAAACAGGTTGACACAAGCATATCAGAAGCTGAAATAATTTACAAAAGCAACTTTAAACAAGCCTATACAATTGCTGATGACGCAAAAAACAGAGCTGTTAACATCAATTATCTGCAAGGTATTGTCGCAAGTTCCTGCCTGCTAAGCTTAATTGAATCACAGACAAACAGAAGTAATACTGCCATTGAAGCCTTAAATAAATTGTTGTTTACATCAAACACAAACAACATTAAACTTAAACAACAACTACTGTCAACATTAGGTAGTTGTTATTTTTATATAGGCAAACTTGACTCTGCACAATACTTTCTAAATGAGTGTATCGGTTCTTATTCAGATCATGACACCACAAGGCCTTTTTTTGAAGCCTGTCTTCAGCTTTCTGAAGTCTTTATTAAAGAAGGTATTCCTTCTAAGGCACTTGACTTTTATGGAAAAGCCTATAAAATCTATCAGCAAAATACGAGTAAAGAAGGAGAAGCCTGGTTGAATAAAGTTTTAGGCAAAATATATTACAGACAAAATCTTTACGAACAATCAATCAGTACAATAAATACAAGTATTAGTCAATATGAAAAGCTGAATAGTCTGACCGGACAAATATCTTCACTGATTCAGAATGGAAACTCCTACTACAAAATGATGCTTGATGACAGTGCAGCAAGTTGCTACCAACAGGCACTTACTTATGCAAATATTTTAGGTGATGAACGTAATAAATCCATTTGCTATTCTAACCTGAGCCGTATTTATCTCGAACACAACAAAACAAAACAAGCACTTGAAACCGCATTGCACGCTCTTGAAATGATAAAACCGGGTAACTATCCGGAGATTGAGGCAGGCACCTATCAGCAACTTGGCGACATCTATGGTCAACTAGGACAAACAAAAAAAGCAATCGAAAATATTCAGAAAGCATTAATACTGGCAAAAAACAATAATCATAAAATTATTGAACGCGATTGCTACAAATCTCTATCTGAACTTTATGCATCAATAAAACAATATGAGCCTGCAATGGAAAACATTCTACAGGCATATAGAATCAAGGATAGCATTCAACCTATTTCATTTAATAACAGGCTGGCAGAGATGGAAGCGCGTTACAATCTTGAAAAGAAAGAGTCAACCATCAAATTACTCAACCAACAATCATTAATTAATCAACTCCGTATAAAAGAGCAAAAAGAAAATATTAAAAAACAAAATACTTTAGTTATTTTTCTGCTTATTCTCATTGCAACAATAATTATTGCCATATATTTTTATTTAAGATGGCGCAAACAAGCTGAGTTGTTAAACCAACAAAACACTATCAGACAAACAGAAGAGAATGAACGAATGCGAATTGCAAAAGATATCCATGATGAATTAGGTTCTGGCTTAACAAAAATTAAATTCCTCTCGGAAATTTTAGAACTGAAAATCAAAGACAATCAGCAAATAAAAGAAACATTACAATCAATTACAGGTACTTCGCATCAATTGATTGACAACATGCGTGACATGATCTGGAATATGAACCCGATGAATTCAACATTAGACAATCTGGTTGCACGTGTACGTGAATTTTCAACAGAGTATCTATACGACTTTCCGATAGAAGTGACCTATGACTTCCCTGAAAATATACCTTCAGAAAAAATAAATATTAAAATCAGCAGGAATATTCTGATGATCGTTAAAGAATCGTTACAAAACATCGTTAAACATGCCAATGCCACAAAGATATCTGTCAGAATAGAGATTCAACCTGTTTTTAAACTCGTAATTACCGAAAATGGAATAGGCTTTAACCTGAATGAAAAGACAACAGGCAACGGACTTAGAAACATGATTGAAAGAAGTAAAGATATTGGAGCAACACTTAAAATGACTTCGACATCTGGCGAAGGCTCTATGCTTTCTTTAGAAAAAAACATGAATATACTACTTTAG
- a CDS encoding LytTR family DNA-binding domain-containing protein, with protein MIKAIIVDDEQHCINRISTLLKGYESEVYLAATAHTVQDGLLAIRKFNPDLVFLDVEIADKTGFDLLREIDSPSFEVIFTTAHDKYAVMAFKFCAIDFLLKPVDESDFQAAISKVISKDHNSGMSNQIAELLKGVGKNKPRKIGVPTLNGIVFILISDIRYCHADGNYTEIFLINNQKIVVSKTLKEFDELLSDYQFFRVHNSNLVNLDYVKSYNKGKGGFLILDDDTNIEVSSRRKDELLKKLSLI; from the coding sequence ATGATTAAAGCGATAATTGTTGACGATGAGCAGCATTGTATAAACAGGATTTCTACTTTGTTAAAAGGGTATGAAAGTGAAGTGTATTTAGCTGCAACAGCACACACTGTTCAGGATGGTTTGCTTGCTATAAGAAAGTTTAATCCGGATTTGGTTTTCTTAGATGTTGAAATTGCAGATAAAACAGGCTTCGATTTGTTGCGGGAAATAGATTCACCATCATTTGAAGTGATTTTTACAACTGCACATGATAAATATGCTGTCATGGCTTTTAAATTTTGTGCAATAGACTTTTTACTTAAACCTGTTGATGAAAGTGATTTTCAGGCAGCTATTTCAAAAGTAATTTCAAAGGACCATAATTCAGGCATGAGTAATCAAATAGCAGAATTGTTGAAAGGCGTTGGTAAGAATAAACCCAGAAAAATTGGTGTGCCTACATTAAACGGAATTGTTTTTATCTTAATTTCAGACATCAGATACTGTCATGCAGACGGAAATTATACTGAAATTTTCTTAATTAACAATCAAAAGATTGTTGTTTCAAAAACATTAAAAGAGTTTGATGAGTTGCTGTCCGATTACCAATTTTTCAGAGTCCATAATTCTAATCTGGTGAACTTAGACTATGTAAAAAGTTATAATAAAGGGAAAGGCGGTTTTCTGATTCTTGATGATGACACAAATATAGAGGTGTCATCACGCAGAAAAGATGAACTGCTTAAAAAGCTTAGCCTGATATAA